GCTGCGTCGTACACCTTGACATGCGGATAGCACAGGCGCACACGGTCGCTGCTGGTGTTGAAGTTGATAGTTCCGGCCGGGCCGCGCCCCGCAATCACTTGTTGCACCGTGGTCCCGATAGGCGCATCGATGTATGTGAACGCGCTGACCTGCACGGCCGAAATGATCAGTTCGACGCTGACCGAATTCAGGGTGCTGAAGCCCGGCGCAATGAAGATTTTCGGGAAGTACCCGAGCAAGTTGTAACTGTCCTGAAAGGCCTTCAAGCCAGTACGCCGACCAGCGACGGTGATACCGCCGATGATATCGGCCGGGGTGACTTTGCTCGGGTCAGCGTGGGTGTAGTCCGCCTTCACCTGAGCATTGGCGGGAATACTCCCGGTCGCCAAGCGTTTCACTCGACCGATCAACATGTCTGCCGTGTAGTCGGTGCCCAGATCGTAGGTGGTGGCGCCATCCACCGACTTGACGGTCAGTTGTTGCAGCCCACCGTGCTCCAGCTGCAGCAGCTCGTTATCACCGAACTGCCTTTCCTGGCCTACGACGTTGGTGCGGTGAACTGCCGGATCGAGCACGTTGACTACCAGCACCGTACCGGTGCCGAAGTCGTAGATACCTTCCAGAGCTTCAGGAATGCTGAAGCCGGTGAGGTGCGTGCCGAACTGAGCCGCATCTACTTCATTGAGCGATTGCGTCAGCTCGTTGACTGGCCCGATGGGCGCTGTCCCGACCAGAGCAATCACAGCCGACTTGACCACACGAATGGGCCGAGGGCCGCGCTCGACTTCAATGGTTTCAAAACCGTGCAAAAAGTTAGCTGGCATTGGGCTTACTCCTGTCCAGGTTTCTGAAGCGCAGCTGCAGTCTTACCTGCAGGTTTCGCTTCAGGTGGTGCGAGAACCAGGTGCTTGAGTTCCAGCAACACCAGGGTGTACTCGTGGTCGGCTGGCAACTCGACGGGTTTCCCCGGCTGCAGTTGCACATCCAGCAATTCGCGGGCATCGCCTACCCGCAGGGTGGCGCCGCTCTGCGGGCCGTTATAGATGTAGCGGGTAAGTTTCATTGCTCTTCCTCGAAACGAACTTGTCTGAGCGGTGGCCCATCTTTAGGGCCCATAACCTGCAGCTGAGTAGCACGCAGGGAGAAGTCCTGGCCGTATTGCCAGAGGCCCGACACCTGGCCAATGAACAGCTCTGCAACTGGACGGCAGGCCTGGTCGCAATGCGGTGCAAACCAGCCGGTCAGGCAATCGCGGATATGGTCGAGGTAGCTGACCGCTCCGTCTTTGCCATTGAGCTGACGGAACACCAGGGTCACCCTGATGACGATGTTGCGAGCCTGAAACATCGAGTCACCGGCCTCGGACCCACCGAAGGTCGATTTGCCGTAGGCCAGCAAGAGCGCGCCTCGTGGGTGGTTTAGGCGGTAACGTGCAGGGTCTTCAGGAAACAGCTCGACCATCAGCATCTGGCCGAAGGTCTCCTGCAGGCGCTTCTGCATTGCTTCCAGGAGCTGCTCGGTTTGGGTTTTGGGTTGGATCATCAGTAACGCTCCCAGAGATCGCCGCCAAACTGCTGGCGACGTGCCCGAACGCGGATCTCACCAGGCTCCGGCGCGGCCTGACCGCCAGGCATGCCCAGAGTGACAACGCCGTCGCGGATGCTTTCCAGGAGCTTGATGGTGTCCTTGCGGCTGTCCTTCACTGCGTCGGGCAATGCCCCTTCGGGCCGGCGCTGATACAGCCAGTGCCGCGCCAGATACACCACCGCATCCCGCAGCACGGTCGGCACCGGATCGAGCGGCAGGTTGTAGCGGCCCCGAAGATAACCATCCACCAGCTCTTCAGCCTGCCGCACGCCGTCCTCGATCACGCTCTCGTTGGGCGACATGGCGGCCGGGTCGTCATTGGAGAGCTGAATCAGCGTCATCTCCGGGATCGCGTTGCCGATATCGGCGCGAGTGCAGTAGCGCATGGGTTAGCCCGCCTTCAACTCGACCAGAGCTTCAGGGAACAGGCACATGGCCAACGGGTTCGCCTGGGCTTCCAGATCCCAGCCTTTGCCCAATTTTCGTTCCTCGGCCTTGCTGTAGAACGGCTGGCCAATGGTGTTGACCGTTTCGTTGTAGTTGGCCGGGGCGTTGAACATACGGAATACGCCACGGGCTACTGGAAACACCTGAGCGATATCAACTGGAATGAAACGCTGGCTGCTGACGGTGACGTCGTACTCGATGAACTCGATGCCGCCGAAGGTGAAGCCCGAGCGCACATCGCCGCCGAGCCGATCCTGCGCCTCCTGGTAGTTGGCAAATGCGGCCTTGACCTTTTCATGGTCGATAAACGCATCGAACCAATCCGGTCCGCACAGTGCACGGAACCCGGTGACCATTACGCCGCCCAGTTTGGATTCGGAATAGCGTTTGGCGTCTAGGCAGGCCTTGCGCACGTTGGTGCCGGCATTGCTCAGCGCCACCGTGATTTTCTTCTGGCTGACTTCGAACTCTTTGAAGAGGTCGGTCAGGACTTCGCCGTCCGCGTCCAGCAGCTTGCCGCGCAGCGCGCCCACGCGCTGGAATTCACGGGTGGCTTCGATGCTGTTTTTCAGCTCCTGCAGGTTGTCGTTGATCACCGTCGCCACAGGCGCGGTGGTGTCTTCCTGGCCGAACGCGGCAACTCCCTGCAATTGGCTTGGCAGGATCGGCCGGTTGAGCGGCAGGTGCAGTGTTTCGAAAGTACGGCGCTTACGTTTGCCACCCTTGATCGGGGCCGGGTCATCGTTGCGTGAGGTATTGGGCACCAGGACCAGGCGGCCCTCTCGCTCATCGATAACGACGCTGGTGCTGGTCACGCCTTTTTCATCGAACAGCCCCATAGCGCCGACTTTGCCGGGGATCGCTGGCAGTTTGTTCACGGCTGCGGTGAGGTTGGCAACGCTGAACATGTCTTGCAGATTCATGGAGTACTCCTGATCAGAGGGCCGCACGGGCAACGATGCCCAGGGTGTTGAGTTCATCCAGGGCGGTGGCCTTCTGGGCTTCGGTGATGCCGGCTGGCCAGGTCAGTTCGGCAGAGTCGACGACGGCACCGCGAGAGATCACCACACCCGGCTCATCGCCGTCCGTTGCATCCACGGCTTCAATCAAAATCGCCGCAGACTTTTTGGCCGTGCCGGTGCCAGCGAGATCAAGCACCTGGTACTTGCCAGAGACTTTCGCCAGCACCTGGCCGAATGAGTAATTCGTCCCGCCCAGCAGCGTGACCTTGTCTTTCGTCCATCCGGCGCAGACTTCGACCAGGAGCAAATCGCCCGGGTCTTTCGGTTGAGTAAATGTGGCCATAGGGCCTCCTATCGTTGAGAGCGGGCTTCGGCGTCAGCCAACAGCGGGTTGGTGGGTTGAGTTACGGTCTTACCTGCGCGGCCTTTGGTGGCGACCTCCGCGAAGCTGACGCCGCCAGCCAGGTCGCCGAAGATCGCCTTCAGACCATCGATCAGCGGTTCGCGGGCGTCGTCTTCGCCGAACTCCAGCGGCGTTTTGCTCGACTCGGCATAGTCCAGTGCTGCAATTACTGCTGGGGCGTGCACCGGCTTCATGCCTGCCGCCACCAGTTTCTCGGCGTACTCGACGTTCGATGCATGGATAGCGTCTTGCGCAGCGGTAAGGGCAGCCTTGTCGCGCTTTGCGAGGTCGGCCTTCAGGCGCTTGTTCTCCGCCTCCAGGGCGGCCTGTTCCGTTGGGGTCACGGTGTGTTCCTCGGTGGTGGGTTTGCTGGGTGTGGCGGGTTCGGTAAATGAGGGGCGGTCGTCTTCACGACGGGACTCTGCCAACAGGTTGTCTACGTCCCAACCAGGAACAACCCGGTCAGCGGTCTCCTGGCCGAACTGGTCGATGAACCAGTCACGCAGACGGCGAAAGATCCCGGCCGAAACAGCGTCGCCGAAGTCGCCGAATTCGATTTCAACCACACCATCACCATCGTCGAACTCGATGTCGGACAGGCCCTTGATGGCGGGTGGCTGGGCGCCAAGAAAACCGATATGGCGCAGGTAGTAGATGCCCGGCTTCGGATTGCGCGGGTCATCGGGTGCGTACCAGGAAGCCGAACGCGGATACCAGGTGCCAGCCGCAACACCTTCGGCGAAGTCGTTGTGGACCTGCTCAGGTACTGCCGTTGCTTCACCCTTGGTGTTGCGGCTGATGGACCGAACCCAGCCATAGGCCGGCCCGTTGTCCTTGGGGTGACCGATGACCAGGGGTGCCCGGTGTAGCGCTGGGTCATAACCGCTGATCGATGCCGCCAGGTCTGTCTCGGTGAACTCGACTTTTCGGCCCTGGCTATCGACATGCTTACCGGCACGAAAGAAAGGAATGGTTTTCATAGTCTGTGCACTTCAGTTGAAGGTGATGCACACAGACTGAGCCAATGCCCGGCCGAAGACTTTTAATCGAGTTTAAAGAGTGTCGCGGCGGTGTTGATGCGGCCAGGGTGCCATTGGCACCCGCGCAGTGGGATAGGAGTGAGGCAGCAGGGCTTTATAAAGCGTTTACAGCGTGACTCGCCTATGCGGTTCGATGAACCGGAGCCGTATGCACCCTGTGGCGCCTCTGAGGGGCTTACAGGCGAGCGGCCTTTTCCAGGTGATGCATGGCCAGATCCAGGATGGCCTCTTCTGCTTCGGGCTGCAGTTTGCCCTCGGCGTCCATCGGCAAATATGGGCGACCTGGAATGTCACCCCACAGGTGGGGGAAGTCCGACTTGGTGCCACCGAACTGCATCATGGCGGCATAGGGTTTGTTGCTGCCAACCAGCGCCGAGCTGTCGGTTGCTTGCGTGGTGATCGAGGCGGCCAGGCCTGCCGAACTGACCTGCAGCATCTGCCCTGGCCAGTTACCGTTTTTCTCACGGCGTGCTGTGGTGACATCGGACAGATCCTCCCACTCGGGGCGGCCTTCCTCGCCGAAGTTTTCCTCGGTCTGGCTGGCCAGCTCGGCGGCGATGCCGCGCATTAGCGGTGCAAGGTCGCCCACGGCCCACTCAATTTTGCGCAGGGCAGCCTGTACACGCTGGTGATCAAGTTCAACGGTGAACATTTCAAACCTCCTAGGCGGCTGCCTGTTTGCGCTTAAGCATGTCGGCCAGGCCAGTACCTGGTGCATGGTTGAATCCGGGGTCGGTGCGGAAGGTGATGGCCTTGCCAGCGGCGTCTGTTGTGCGAATGCCGGTGACGGGCGCGGTGCGGATCTCGCCGGTACGTTTGTCGGTGCCGGTTTCCACGGTCTCGGTGAACATACGTCCAACGCTCGACACGACCTTCAGGCCTCGGCGCTTCACCGCGGCTTCGCTCAGCGCGACAACACGGCAACGGCAGTTGAACCCGTTGGGTGGAAAGATCGCCGACCAGATCGGGTCATCGTGGCGAAACACCTGGCCATGCAGGGCGCGGTGACTCGGCCGGGTCTTGCCGTCCAGGATGGCCACATACATCCAATATGGATGGGTCTCGGTGGTCTGCTCCATCTCGGCCTTGCGGCCGGCCATGTACGCGCTCTGCAGGTTGGTCTGATAGATCGTCTTGAGACGGCGCGGACTGCCCAACTGGACCAGCTCGCCGACGCCTTCACTGTCGACAATGACTTGCTGGCCCCACCAGCCTTGCGACTCCAGGACGGGCTGCAGATCGGCGATGAACTTCTTGAGTGTCTGGCCTTCCAGCAGCGCGGTTTCCAGGGCGCCACGAATGTCCGACAGCAGATCGAGGCGCATGGCCTTTGCCACGGTGAAGGACTGGTCATGCGCCTGGTCGAGCATTTCCTGCCAGTTCCAGGTGATCGCGTAGCCCTTGGCCTTCAAGTAGGCCACGGCGTTTTTCGGCTCCATGCCGAAGATGGCCTTGAGGTCGGCCGGGTTCGGGGTTTTCGGTTTGGTGGCCATTAGTCTTCCCGATCCGCATTGGCATTCAGGCGGCCCCAGATGTTGGCCATGAACAACAGGCGCGTAAGGTTCTCCTGCAGCGCCTGGTCATCCATCGTCGGGTACGCTTCTGCCAGCAGGCCGAGCGCCTCGGTGTCGGTGCGAGCGCGCAACAGTGTCTCGATCAGAGAGGCAACGGTCTGTTCGCTCTGCTCCTGCAGCAGCTCGGCGGGCAAGCTGTTGATGGCCTGGTCAAGCGCCACCTGGTCGAGAATCGGCTTGAGGGACGACTCGGCAAACTCCGACGATTCAGCCGGCGCCGGAGTCTCGTCCAGGTCGCCTTCCTGCAAGTTGTAGGTGCGTTTCCAGTACGCGCTGGTGAACTTCACGCCGGACTCGGTCAGCGCCTTGTCACGCTGTGCCAGGGTCTTGTCGATTTCCTCCTGTTCCCACAGCTTGTACAGGGGCGCCACAACATCAGTGCCGAAGTTAAGATCTACGACCAGGCGAATACACGCATTCAACGATGCAGCGACAATACCTGCGTCACCATCGCGAATGTCTTTGGTCACCTCGGCGCCGGCTACAGCACTGGCCCGATTGCTGTCCTTCTCGGTGGTTTGGTTCTGCCCGAGCATGGCGACGTTGATTTCGCTCCTGCAGTACTCCAGCAGCTCGCGGTAAACCTCTGCGCTGCCGGCTTTGCCCGCCGCCTCGATAATCTGCACGCTGGAGTCGTCAGGGATCGCTGCCACGGCGTCTTGCACCATGGCTTCAAGGCTATCGAGCAACAAGTCGGTTTCGCCGTCAGTGGCACCGCGTGGATGTTTGCCGATGACCCACGGGCTGCCGTATTTTTCGGTGAACTGCACCCAGAACTTCAGGCCACCTTTCATGAAGGTGGTGGGCCAGAAGCACATGCTGAGATCAGGAAAGCCGTAAGGGTTGGCGTAGGTGGCGTCCTGCCGGGCAACGATAAAGCGCTGAGGGTCGCACAGTTCGCCCTCCTGGCCCGCTTCTTTGGAGCGAAAGCGCAGAGCATTATCTTTGTCATAGAAGAACCATTCGGCCGGTTTACCGAGCAGGTCGTCTGGCACCAGGTTCATGCCTACCGGCTGCCACATCAGTTCGACGGGTTGATAACCAAACAGCGGCGCATCAAGCAGTTCGCGAATGATGCGATCAAGGTCAAGGTCAGTGAGCCAGTCGCGGATAAACCGCTCGACCTTGAGGGGAGCATCGCCACGCTTGATACCGCGCTCCAGTGAAAGCACAGAAGCCTTGCGACGCCGAACGTTACCGCCAACCAATGCCGAGCTACGCAGGTCTCGATAGACCGTGATGTCCTTGCCCAGAGCCTTAAGTATTGGGTCAGGGTTGGGCAGATTGGCGCCGCTGAAGCCGCCTGCACTGGAACGACCACGGGTGGCAACATGTTGGTCGAGCGTAGCGCTGCGCTGGGCGTCGGCAAAGTTGACGAATTCAGTGGGACTGACCCACACACCTTTCTTGTTCATGCGTACCCTCGGGTGATGCGGGTGCCCTGACGCGGGCGGCGAGATTTAGCAGTGACCGGTCCCTTGGGGCCATCGCTCGCGTTCAAGGCCAAGAAACCCGCCCAGGCACGGTCGGCGTGGCCGGTGGTATCGGACTCGGCCACAAAGCGAGGGGCACCAGTGGGACCGGCAACCTTCTGCAGTTTGTGCAGGTCGTTGCGCAGATCGGTATCACCCAGGGGGATACGGATCTGCTTGTCCTGGAACACTTCCTTGCCACGGGTGGCCATGGTCAGCTTACTAGCAGTGCTGAAGATCACACCCTCAACACGCATGGAGCCATGTCTGCGCTTTGCATCTTCGACAGGCTTTTCCCCCATGCCGGTTTGGTCCATGCAGCAACGCAGTACACGGTAACGAGCGAACACGTCATCAAGCAGCGCGTCCTGCTCCTGGAAAGAGGCGCGTTTGCGGGTGATGATTTCCCGTGTCCAGTACACGTCTCCGACTTGCTCCAATACCCAGATCACGTACAAGTCATTGCGGATGCCGATATCGACACCAACAAAACAGGGGCCGCCGGTGTACAGCTCCGGGCGTCCGGCCCGGTCATTCTCGACGTCGTTGATCAGATCAAAGCTGAGCCAGGCGCTGGCCTCGTCCAGCCACGTCAGTTCAAACTCTTGAGACCATGCATCCTCATCATTGAGGGCGGCGCGCATCTCCTCAATGTCCCGTGGTAGGCCATCTGCAACGGCGGCATAAATATCTACAGCGTGACGCGACCAGATCTGAGCAAGTTTCTTGTCCGTCATCAGCTCATAGAACTTGTTGCCCTTGCCGTTCGGGGTGCTGGTGATGCGCAACTTCCAACCGTTGGAGATCACCGGGAACAAGGCGGTCCAGATTTTTCGGCTGTCCTGGTGAAAGGCAAACTCGTCCAGGAACACGTTGGCGCTGAAGCCACGGGCAGTATCGGGGTTGGCTGGCAACGCGGTGATCTTCGACCCGCCCGGCAGGATCACGTCCAGCATGGTGAAGCGCTCACCGGACGTAGTTTTGAACTCGCCTTCAATCTCTTGCACGGCCATGTTGTAAGCGCGGCAATGCTTCTTAACGCCTTCGTCCATAGCCTCTTTGGCCTGACGCTCACCGCGGGACAGGATCACCCATCGGGTACGGCTACCACGCGACTCCGCTGCAAAGCAGTCGTCGACGATTTCCAGGGTACTGGTGAAGGTCTTGCCGGTCTGTCGGGCGAACATCCCGATCTTGAACCGCGCGGGGTCCAGCAACCATTTCTTCTGATAGTCGAGCAGCGGGACCGCAGGCTGTTGATTGCTCATAGCCCGTAGACCTCTTGGCGGATGCGCTGCAGGGTGTCAGGCGTGAGTGCGCCGGACTTGCCCAAGTCATCCAGCTTGCCTTGTTGCTCTCGTATCAGGCGCTCTTGAGCAGCCTTCTCGATAGCCTGGCGCTCTTTGATGCTCAGGGTCCGAGCCTGCATGGTGTTCTTCGCTGCCCGCGCCAGTTCGGCCACTTCCTTGGTGGTGACATCATCTTTTTCGTGGGCGCCCATTGCGGCCTGGTAAGCCAGGGTCGAAATGGCCTCGACCAGCAAAGCGCCGGTCTTGTCAGATGCGTCTTCACCAAAGGCACCAACGAAGGCTTCAGCCTGCTCGCGGTGCTGCCGGGTCTTCTCGGTCAGCAGGTCGAAGCCTTGCTTGAAGCGCCCCAGCGCGCTGCGGCTAGGGGCTTTCTCGTTGGGAAAGCGCGACTGGATGTCGGCAAGCATGTCATCCAGGGTCATGCGGTCTTCGCGCAGTAGCTTTTGGATGTACGCCTTGACCATCGGCGGCAACCGATTGATGGATGATTTACCGGCCATGTTATGCCCCCGGCCGCTTGATGCCTGGGACGCGAGCGCGTCCTGCAGCAATGTCCTGGCCACGCTCGGTCAGCGTGGCCACCAACACCGGGCCGACATCCGAAACAGTCACCGCGCCTTGCTCGGCCAGCCAGTGCAGTTCGGTTTTCACCTGGTCGCGGCTGAGCGCGTGCCCGAAGCTGTCCAGGGCCATGGTCAGCACCGAGCTGTTGGCACGGTAGCCGGTCGTTTCGGCCAGCAAACGCAGGATCACCAGGCGATAGTCTTCACGCAGAAACGCAGCGTATTGGGTCATATCTTTTCTCGCAGCAAGTAATCATTGATCCGGTCCAGCGAACGGGCCAAAGGGCCAAGCGCTTCCTTGACCCCCGACAGTTCGGCCCGTACCGCTTTCATGTCGCCCAGCAGATCGGTGACGGCGGTCTGGTCAGGCAGGTGCCGGACGTGTTCTTCCAGGGCGACAATGCGCGTGCGCAGCTCCAGCAGTTCCTGGGCGCTGGCGGTCTGGCGTTTGGTCATCCAGGTGTAAATGCCGAGTACCGTCAGGACCAGCCATTGCACGGTTTGGAAACCGAAGTTGAGTTCGTTCAGATTCATTCAAAACCCCGTGTGGCCAAGTGTTCCAAGGCGTCTATGCAGTCAAAGCAATGTTCGATACCAGGGCTGTCCTGGCGTTGATCTTCAGGAATCGCATCACCGCATTCCTCGCAGCGGTAAACCGACCGGCCGGAGCCTCGTCGCAGGTCGCTGTTGCGCACGCGCAATTGCGCATCGCTGATGTCGTCATCTGTAGCGGGTTCAGCTACATCCATAGGGCGTCAGTCCTTTTCCTGGAGATCAAGCAAGGCATTGAATTGGGCGAGGATGGATCGGGCCCACAGGCCGTAGTCCTGGGCGTGGGCAAGGATGTCGGCGGGAGTGACGCCGCTTTCCAATAGTTCGGCCTCAGAGCCGGTGGCGGGCCAGGCCGCTTTTTCAGCTGCGGTGGCAGCGGTGCCCGGTCCTGGGGCGGGCACACCGAGGGCGGTGTTGAAGTCGCGCAACCAACCAGCAGTGAACACGCAACGAGGGATAGGCTTAGCGACAGCGCCAGGCGCCGGAATGTATTGGGTCGTGACATGGGGGATTCGCTCCTGGAGCTGGCGTTTCTCTTCGGCGTGTCGGTCTAGTGTGGTGAGCAGCAAGGCCTCGGCTTCGTTGGCACGGGTGACCTGCTGCAGCAACTGCAGGCGGTTTTCCTTTTCCGCCGCCCCGGCCTGTACTGCCTGTGTGGCCTTGAATGACTGCAGGTCGGAATTGCCCAGGGCTTCGGCGTACCGAAAGCCGAAGCCGTAGGCGATTGAGCCGGCAGCTGCTGCGCTGATCACGCATGCCAGGCCGGCGACAAGGAGTCCTGTAGGCAACCGTTCAAGCACCATGGCGCTGCCTCATGCGGTCGCGGGACTTACGGGCACGGTTGCCGGTCTTGCCGTGGCGATAGAGGGGCATGACGCTAGACCTGATCCAGGTGCCAGCAGCGGTGCTGGGGGTGGGCCAGCGACAAACACCCGCGAGCCCCGCCAGCAGCGCAGCGAAGGCCCGACCAAAGAGGTTCAGTCTCATGACGAAGCCTCCTGGTCTGGTTGCTCGGCCTGCTCAGGAGGGCCCTGTTTGCGCAGGCGAGCAATGAACAGCAGAACGGCCAAGCCGCTGTTGACGGCCGCATAGGTCGATGAAGACAGTTGCGCTTGCCACATCGGCAGGATGGTGGCCTGGGCGAGACCGAGCAGAGCAATGACGATGGCCAGCTGGACGCTGTGAAGCTTCCAGCAGCAATGGCAGTTGTCGATCAGCTTCATGCTGGCTCCCCGTGATAGGCGTCGGGGACAATGCCGGCCAGGTGCAAGCCTTCATTGATCAGTGCTTCGCCGTACCAGTTGCCCTCGGGAAGGGCTCCCGCTCCGTTTTCGTGGCGAATGATCGCTTCTGTGAGCGCGCGCATGGTCCGGTAGTCGTACACGTCGATACGTTCTTCAGGTGACACGCCAAGGCGGCCAGCAACCTGACGGATATAGCTCTCGGTGTTGTTCTCGTTCGGTGGTGCCCAGCGCCCGATAATTGCGCGGACAGTGCGCAAGCCATGCTTGTCCTGGTAGGTGATCAGGGTACGAGCCAGGGCTCGGATGCCCCATTGGGGGCCAATGAACTGGACGAATGCAGTGTCATTCTGATTCGCCGACATACCTTGCCAGCGGGTGCCCTTAGCGTGGCGGATATTGCCGGGATTAAAATTGCGGATGCCGCGAGGGGTTTCGGGTCGCATCGGACGCCTCCTGTAATGGCGCCGTACTTTTCGGACGCCAGAAATACACACGCCGCCATGATCGGCGGCGTGGTACAGGAAGGCTTTTAATCGAGTTTAAAGAGATGGCTAAGTACAGAAACCTCTCTATGTAATTAGTCAACAACGCCAGTTGCGCGGTAGAGTCCCCGGGCACCAGCAACAGCATCCGAATGTGTACTTCCTTGAATACGATTTACAGCATACAGAGACAGCAGTTCACTACAATCCTGCTTAGTCTTGGCACCAAGAAGTACGGCATTGGCCCCTTCGATTACATCAGTAGCCTCAGCGTAGCGACCTTCAGCACGAATTTTCTTGGTAATAAACCAGGCGATATTGGCGAGTTTTTCCTCATTCTCGACATTGCATACGGTTAGGCCTCTCGTAAGTGCAGCCTGGGTGCGCTCCACCTCTGGAGAGCTGCTTTTAAGCGTTTTATCTAGGCTCAGTGTTGTTAGCTTTTCCGCAATAGTCTCCGCGCTTGCCGCCATGGAACACAGTGAAGCGAGAATAAAAAATACAGTTTTCAAAGTTAATTTCCCTATTTAACAGTCTGAAGAAGCCTTCGCGTCTCTTGATCCCTTTATTTATCGGGCTGATTGCAGGATCACGAATGCCAGAAGCCCAGCTACCACCGAAACACCAATCACCCAATGCTGAAGAGTGTCAGGGAAGTACCCTTTGAGAGAGAAGCCTGAAATAGCAACAGAGGCACTGACTATAAATGTTTTCAACAGAAACGTATTGGTCTCTTTCCTGCGCTGCTCTGCTTGCTGTTTTGCTCTGTGGTCTGCTTCAACCTGGTCATGATTATGCAAGTTGTAGTCACAGTGCATACATAGCTGCGTATAACGCCAAGTGGACTTTCCGCACTGAGGACAACTCCTTGCGCGATCACTCTCCAGAGGGGGAGGCTCTTTCCCTGAGCGTATCTCAAACGTCTGGGTCCCCAGGTTTAT
This portion of the Pseudomonas sp. MRSN 12121 genome encodes:
- a CDS encoding DUF2730 family protein, whose protein sequence is MNLNELNFGFQTVQWLVLTVLGIYTWMTKRQTASAQELLELRTRIVALEEHVRHLPDQTAVTDLLGDMKAVRAELSGVKEALGPLARSLDRINDYLLREKI
- a CDS encoding TraR/DksA C4-type zinc finger protein, with amino-acid sequence MDVAEPATDDDISDAQLRVRNSDLRRGSGRSVYRCEECGDAIPEDQRQDSPGIEHCFDCIDALEHLATRGFE
- a CDS encoding structural protein yields the protein MRPETPRGIRNFNPGNIRHAKGTRWQGMSANQNDTAFVQFIGPQWGIRALARTLITYQDKHGLRTVRAIIGRWAPPNENNTESYIRQVAGRLGVSPEERIDVYDYRTMRALTEAIIRHENGAGALPEGNWYGEALINEGLHLAGIVPDAYHGEPA